Proteins from a genomic interval of Nitrospinota bacterium:
- a CDS encoding ATP-binding protein, producing MELFKKFNLSGKIIAVSIMASLAVLSIGFSVIVDREEMNMMMMVKEHSEIISASIRENVRNNYSNIESNLDYLQSYAESLSERKDVIHLELLDHDAIVIAHTDRKMIGEVATQEHMSYVKKVLKNGNIVEHADKKEGTFTIFAPVSHAGKNQENRIVGVIELVMRLHDDIPAIRKTVREIISIANINMARLFFDMEAGVENLQNTSESLALVKDVIHLELIDKNLNIIAHTQADRVGKKPLKRHLLSIEKVFETGIEQTDMDTKLQQYTRFIPIAKNKEDEIAIVAELVMDMRHALHGISEMRLSMITTAGIMALIIIITLTLFLGRIVILPVHRLTNAAESVSEGNLDVNVKVDSQDELGILAESFNRMTLDLKVYREKLESAKDSAEEANRLKSLFIANVNHEIGSPLQSILGLSQLIKEGMCNDKEEEMKFINDIVVSAFHLQGLMKGLLSLSIIETGKRPANINIYRIGEILDRVRQITWMQAKEKNLELIIKYEDSEKNPAVYCDSIHLQEALVNFVSNAIKFTDKGSITIRIECLRHEGKMHIDITDTGIGIEEKYLNDIFEPFMQASGEKKRGGAGLGLSIAKELVTGMGGSVSVHSDGLGKGTTFRIVLSLPEE from the coding sequence CGAAGAGATGAATATGATGATGATGGTAAAGGAACATTCCGAGATAATTTCCGCCTCGATTCGGGAGAACGTCAGGAACAACTATTCGAACATCGAATCAAACCTGGACTATCTGCAATCCTACGCCGAATCGCTTTCAGAGCGTAAAGATGTGATCCATCTGGAACTTCTGGACCATGACGCCATCGTGATTGCGCATACGGACAGGAAGATGATCGGGGAAGTCGCCACGCAAGAACACATGTCATATGTCAAGAAAGTATTAAAAAACGGGAATATTGTAGAACATGCCGATAAAAAAGAGGGTACCTTTACAATCTTCGCCCCTGTCTCACATGCAGGGAAAAATCAGGAAAACCGGATAGTCGGCGTCATCGAGCTTGTCATGAGGCTTCATGACGACATTCCAGCTATCAGGAAAACCGTGCGGGAGATCATCTCTATTGCGAACATAAACATGGCGAGACTCTTTTTCGACATGGAGGCGGGAGTTGAAAATCTCCAAAACACATCGGAAAGCCTCGCGCTTGTAAAGGATGTTATCCATCTTGAGCTGATCGATAAAAATCTGAATATCATCGCACATACACAGGCAGACAGGGTAGGAAAGAAACCTTTGAAAAGACATCTTTTATCCATAGAAAAGGTGTTTGAAACCGGGATCGAGCAGACAGACATGGATACTAAACTCCAGCAGTACACCCGGTTTATTCCAATCGCGAAGAACAAGGAGGATGAGATCGCAATCGTCGCAGAGCTTGTCATGGACATGAGGCACGCTTTGCATGGGATTTCCGAAATGCGGCTGAGCATGATCACAACCGCCGGGATAATGGCTCTTATCATCATTATCACACTCACGCTATTCCTCGGGCGCATCGTAATTCTGCCGGTACACAGGCTTACGAACGCGGCAGAATCGGTATCGGAAGGGAATTTGGATGTAAACGTCAAAGTCGACTCACAGGATGAACTAGGCATCCTGGCGGAATCATTCAACAGGATGACACTCGACCTTAAGGTCTACCGGGAAAAACTGGAAAGCGCGAAGGATTCCGCCGAAGAGGCCAACCGGCTGAAATCGCTTTTCATCGCGAACGTGAACCACGAAATAGGAAGCCCTCTCCAAAGCATTCTCGGCCTTAGCCAGCTTATCAAGGAGGGGATGTGCAACGACAAGGAAGAGGAGATGAAATTCATAAACGATATCGTCGTCTCTGCGTTCCACCTGCAGGGGCTGATGAAAGGGCTTCTCAGCCTTAGCATTATCGAAACAGGGAAACGCCCCGCAAACATCAACATATACCGGATAGGCGAAATTCTCGACAGGGTTCGCCAGATCACATGGATGCAGGCGAAGGAGAAAAACCTGGAATTGATCATTAAATATGAGGACTCCGAAAAAAATCCGGCTGTGTATTGCGATTCCATACACCTGCAGGAAGCGCTGGTGAATTTCGTTTCCAACGCTATCAAATTCACCGACAAAGGCTCCATTACAATCAGGATCGAATGCCTGAGGCACGAAGGGAAAATGCACATCGATATAACCGACACCGGCATCGGAATCGAGGAGAAATATTTAAATGATATCTTCGAGCCGTTTATGCAGGCATCGGGCGAGAAAAAACGGGGGGGCGCAGGCCTCGGCCTTTCCATCGCGAAAGAACTTGTCACCGGGATGGGGGGAAGCGTCTCCGTTCATAGCGACGGACTTGGAAAAGGGACGACGTTCAGGATAGTTCTCTCTCTCCCCGAAGAGTAG
- a CDS encoding ATP-binding protein — MITKDVGEAELLSSLLEREQCNSSIVFSGGEALEKIRDKSVLLVICESHLADMTALEFITRAKSVNSGVLAMIIISHSDLSMVPSALNAGAVGFLVKPFTNYDLRKQVEQIRILSSSKRGRDFALSHLVQENQVMTFETGTLMRSDNFVLTTAYLTDRFTSGDVPVPPSKKMKYGLAIHEALRNSVEHGNMELSSVSKLDTGENDFGDAYDKLLKQRSNDPKYSSKKVHIHIDREPNQVAIKIRDEGKGFDFTKVLARERSGDVDPLELSGRGLLLIESYMDEVQYNEQGTEISLIRRLR, encoded by the coding sequence GTGATTACAAAGGATGTCGGGGAGGCAGAGCTATTATCTTCCCTGCTGGAAAGAGAGCAATGCAACAGCAGTATTGTCTTTTCAGGCGGGGAAGCGCTTGAGAAAATACGGGACAAATCTGTTCTTCTTGTAATTTGCGAATCACATCTCGCTGACATGACCGCGCTGGAATTTATCACTCGCGCCAAAAGCGTAAACAGCGGCGTTTTGGCGATGATAATCATTTCACATTCAGATCTGAGCATGGTTCCATCGGCCCTGAACGCCGGGGCTGTCGGGTTTCTGGTGAAGCCGTTTACCAATTACGATCTCAGAAAACAGGTAGAGCAGATAAGGATCCTCTCCTCAAGCAAACGCGGCAGGGATTTCGCTCTTTCCCATCTTGTGCAGGAAAATCAGGTCATGACCTTTGAAACAGGCACATTGATGCGGAGTGACAACTTCGTGCTCACTACCGCATATCTTACGGACAGGTTTACATCCGGTGATGTGCCGGTTCCGCCGTCGAAAAAGATGAAGTACGGGCTTGCCATTCACGAAGCGTTAAGGAACTCCGTTGAGCATGGAAACATGGAGTTGTCGTCCGTGTCGAAACTGGATACAGGGGAAAATGACTTCGGCGATGCCTACGACAAACTGCTGAAGCAGCGCTCCAACGATCCGAAGTACTCGTCAAAAAAAGTTCATATCCACATAGACAGGGAACCCAACCAAGTGGCCATAAAAATCAGGGATGAAGGGAAAGGTTTTGATTTTACAAAAGTATTGGCCCGCGAAAGGAGCGGAGACGTGGATCCGCTGGAATTGAGCGGCAGGGGATTATTGTTGATCGAGTCTTACATGGATGAGGTTCAATATAATGAACAAGGGACCGAGATCTCGCTTATCCGCCGGTTGCGGTAG